A portion of the Cryptomeria japonica chromosome 5, Sugi_1.0, whole genome shotgun sequence genome contains these proteins:
- the LOC131063344 gene encoding UDP-glycosyltransferase 74E1 → MFEDYHIVFKERQFKKWAFKEAMGSLGEQERIKRPHVVVFPCPGQGHMNPLMEFAKRLAYRNLHVTFIVTERVKKQIIQAREGADAHVQLPNIKIETISDGLSSDCEETKDVDMIIDLLRKVGGLAFERLIERLNSQGDTVSCIVYDSLMSWIPHIANKFKVPSAFFWTQSCAVYSIYYHFYTGMVKANNEEENVRAVIEIPGLPQLCQSDMPSFLQSSNPYGSLLQLVMNQFSTISQATWILGNSFNELEMREIQYMDSLIPIRTVGPLVPSAFIEGNNPQDQDVGIHLWKAENCIEWLNTKEASTVVYVSFGSLAILSKEQIIEIAIGLRNSRHSFLWVIRPDQKNEENTNVDDFLKDFLQETIDQGLVVSWCPQMAVLNHPSVGMFVTHCGWNSTLESLCSGLPVLTFSQWSDQTTNSKYVEEVWKTGIRLNKTTHGLVGRDEVEKSIKTITESEQGVEMRKNALQWKTLAKDAMMKGGSSDKNIDWFIHEVIATIAMA, encoded by the exons ATGTTTGAAGACTACCATATTGTATTTAAAGAAAGGCAATTCAAAAAATGGGCATTCAAAGAGGCCATGGGGTCATTGGGTGAGCAAGAAAGGATTAAGCGGCCTCATGTAGTGGTGTTTCCTTGCCCGGGCCAGGGTCATATGAATCCCTTAATGGAGTTCGCCAAGAGGCTTGCCTATCGAAACCTCCATGTGACCTTCATCGTCACAGAGAGAGTTAAAAAGCAAATAATACAAGCTCGGGAGGGGGCTGATGCTCATGTGCAGTTGCCCAATATCAAAATTGAAACAATTTCAGATGGGCTTTCTTCTGATTGTGAGGAGACCAAAGATGTAGACATGATAATTGATTTGTTGAGAAAGGTGGGAGGTCTGGCTTTCGAACGATTGATAGAGAGGCTCAATTCTCAAGGTGATACAGTCTCTTGTATTGTTTATGACTCTTTAATGAGCTGGATTCCTCATATTGCAAACAAGTTTAAGGTTCCTTCAGCGTTTTTCTGGACGCAATCGTGTGCAGTTTATTCCATCTATTATCATTTCTACACAGGAATGG TGAAAGCAAACAATGAAGAAGAGAATGTAAGAGCTGTCATAGAAATACCAGGGCTTCCACAACTATGCCAATCAGACATGCCATCGTTTCTACAGTCTTCAAATCCATATGGATCATTGTTGCAGCTGGTGATGAACCAATTTAGTACCATTTCTCAGGCTACATGGATATTGGGAAACTCCTTCAATGAACTGGAAATGAGAGAGATACAATACATGGATTCACTCATTCCAATCCGAACGGTAGGTCCTCTTGTTCCCTCGGCTTTCATAGAGGGAAACAATCCACAAGATCAAGATGTTGGTATACACCTTTGGAAAGCTGAAAATTGTATAGAGTGGCTTAATACAAAGGAAGCCTCAACTGTCGTATATGTTTCCTTTGGCAGTTTAGCTATCCTTTCAAAAGAGCAAATCATAGAGATAGCCATTGGGTTGAGGAATAGTAGGCATTCCTTTTTGTGGGTGATTCGTCCAGatcagaagaatgaagaaaatacaaACGTAGATGATTTTCTAAAGGATTTTCTTCAGGAAACTATAGATCAAGGGCTAGTTGTGTCATGGTGTCCACAGATGGCAGTGCTTAATCATCCTTCAGTGGGTATGTTTGTCACACATTGTGGATGGAATTCTACGTTAGAGAGCCTTTGCTCAGGGTTACCTGTCCTAACTTTTTCTCAATGGAGCGATCAAACGACTAATTCTAAATATGTTGAGGAGGTTTGGAAGACCGGGATAAGATTGAATAAAACAACGCATGGGCTTGTTGGGAGGGATGAGGTGGAGAAATCTATTAAAACAATTACAGAAAGTGAACAAGGTGTGGAAATGAGGAAGAATGCTCTGCAGTGGAAGACATTAGCAAAAGATGCAATGATGAAAGGTGGATCTTCTGATAAGAATATCGACTGGTTTATTCATGAAGTCATTGCTACAATAGCAATGGCTTGA
- the LOC131875633 gene encoding uncharacterized protein LOC131875633, translating to MLNAPDSPVNQERAEQISIPISSMVNPPPCTGEAYQDLVMATISTSMVSHPQSIREASKAQTPSRYGHNMDPFKYLFKKTPKSDKERRAKILALGSADEVIYISIAKELKLNA from the exons atgttgaatgcacctgattcgcccgtgaatcaagagagggcggag caaatatccatacctatttcatcaatggtgaaccctcctccttgcacaggagaagcatatcaggatctg gtaatggCGActatttctacatcgatggtgagccatcctcaatccattagagaagcatctaaggcacag actccttcgcggtatggccataacatggatccatttaagtatctcttcaagaaaactcctaagagtgacaaggagaggagagcgaagatattagctcttggatcagccgatgaggtaatctatatttcaattgcaaaggaattaaagttaaatgcatag